The following coding sequences lie in one Ostrea edulis chromosome 8, xbOstEdul1.1, whole genome shotgun sequence genomic window:
- the LOC125678019 gene encoding collagen alpha chain CG42342-like → MKVWMIVVCSFVIHVDNVFSQYITWDSNDEKDLSGCPHQLAIAQKELHRVEKKVDDINERLDRVETRRAEGPRGLPGLPGEPGLSGLQGPKGDTGADGRPGLPGLYGMKGEPGVPGVKGDGGNCTGS, encoded by the exons ATGAAAGTGTGGATGATTGTAGTCTGCAGTTTTGTTATACATGTCGACAACGTGTTCAGTCAGTATATAACTTGGGACAGTAATGATGAGAAAGATTTATCTGGATGTCCGCATCAACTTGCCATTGCTCAAAAGGAATTACATCGCGTGGAGAAAAAGGTTGACGATATAAATGAACGTCTTG ATCGAGTGGAGACAAGAAGGGCGGAAGGACCACGGGGGCTGCCTGGTTTACCGGGAGAGCCTGGACTCAGTGGACTACAAGGGCCGAAGGGAGACACAGGGGCGGATGGACGACCAGGACTCCCGGGATTATACGGAATGAAAGGAGAGCCTGGAGTACCCGGTGTAAAGGGAGATGGCGGGAACTGTACAGGATCCTGA